Proteins from one Streptosporangiales bacterium genomic window:
- a CDS encoding NUDIX domain-containing protein has translation MTCGDAVHAAPAWLHQLLAAAHDTLPDQLNRHAPQDGGGRQAAVLILFGYGPAGPDVLLVQRSDGLRSHAGQPAFPGGAIDPGDDGPAAAAVREAAEETGLDPAGVDVLAHLPKLHVSVSGFVVTPVIGWWRRPSEVYAADPVETAAVARVPIAELVDPANRLRVRHPRGHIGPAFRVRDMLVWGFTGGLLDRVLELGGWARPWPRGPAEDLPEDRLRLSMRNAPPPDP, from the coding sequence ATGACGTGCGGTGATGCCGTACACGCGGCGCCGGCCTGGCTGCACCAGCTGCTCGCCGCGGCGCACGACACCCTCCCTGACCAGCTGAACAGGCACGCACCGCAGGACGGGGGCGGTCGGCAGGCGGCCGTGCTCATCCTGTTCGGGTACGGTCCGGCCGGTCCCGACGTACTGCTCGTGCAGCGCAGCGACGGCCTGCGGTCGCACGCCGGTCAGCCGGCGTTCCCCGGCGGCGCGATCGACCCCGGCGACGACGGGCCGGCGGCCGCGGCCGTGCGGGAAGCCGCGGAGGAGACCGGGCTCGACCCCGCAGGCGTGGACGTGCTGGCGCATCTGCCCAAGCTGCACGTGTCGGTCAGCGGCTTCGTGGTCACCCCGGTCATCGGCTGGTGGCGGCGGCCGAGCGAGGTGTACGCCGCCGACCCGGTCGAGACCGCCGCGGTGGCGCGCGTACCGATCGCCGAGCTGGTCGACCCGGCCAACCGGTTGCGGGTACGGCACCCGCGCGGGCACATCGGCCCGGCGTTCCGGGTGCGCGACATGCTCGTCTGGGGCTTCACCGGCGGCCTACTCGACCGAGTGCTCGAACTCGGCGGCTGGGCCCGCCCATGGCCGCGCGGCCCCGCCGAGGACCTACCGGAGGACCGCCTCCGGCTGTCCATGCGTAACGCCCCGCCCCCCGACCCCTGA
- a CDS encoding redoxin domain-containing protein, which produces MDDAVAPADLARPARLPRTEAGVRRLRHRRALPRVRRGRDRPDACREAAEVPLADGSVTVRRWRTCLAVVAAAAAVLAGCGGDEQRPRRTPAAASADPSLLAKADLQRCPEVADEPATGDDALPAVTLPCLGDGPAVSLRGLRGPLVLNLWATWCEPCRAEAPLFQRLHAAGKQVTVMGVDSKDRSRDAALAFAGDRGLRYPSLYDQKGRTMAAARAGNGLPITLFVDRRGTVTHRKIGPYETYGELTDDVEEHLGMRA; this is translated from the coding sequence GTGGACGATGCTGTCGCACCGGCTGATCTGGCACGGCCGGCGCGCCTGCCACGCACGGAAGCCGGCGTGCGGCGCCTGCGCCATCGCCGCGCTCTGCCCCGCGTACGGCGAGGGCGAGACCGACCCGACGCGTGCCGCGAAGCTGCTGAAGTCCCCCTCGCAGATGGCTCCGTGACGGTGCGACGCTGGCGTACCTGCCTGGCGGTGGTCGCAGCGGCGGCCGCGGTGCTCGCCGGGTGCGGCGGCGACGAGCAGCGGCCGCGGCGTACGCCGGCGGCGGCGTCCGCCGATCCCAGTCTGCTGGCGAAGGCGGACCTACAGCGCTGCCCCGAGGTGGCCGACGAGCCGGCCACCGGGGACGACGCGCTCCCGGCAGTCACGCTGCCGTGCCTGGGTGACGGGCCGGCAGTGTCGTTGCGCGGCCTGCGCGGACCGCTGGTGCTGAACCTGTGGGCGACCTGGTGCGAGCCCTGCCGCGCCGAGGCGCCGTTGTTCCAGCGGCTGCACGCGGCTGGTAAGCAGGTGACCGTGATGGGTGTCGACTCGAAGGACCGCAGCCGCGACGCCGCGCTCGCGTTCGCCGGCGACCGCGGGCTGCGTTACCCGTCGCTGTACGACCAGAAGGGCCGCACGATGGCCGCCGCGCGAGCGGGCAACGGCCTGCCGATCACGCTGTTCGTGGACCGGCGGGGCACCGTCACCCACCGCAAGATCGGGCCGTACGAGACCTACGGGGAGTTGACCGACGACGTGGAGGAACACCTGGGGATGCGCGCATGA
- the nth gene encoding endonuclease III: MGVAQKTSPEPLVKSPAKRSKFAGETRLARVRRARRINRELAELYPDAHCELDFRSPLELLVATILSAQCTDKRVNEVTPKLFARYPSAEDYAAANPEEMEELIKSTGFFRAKTKSIIGLGNALVAEHGGEVPGKLDQLVKLPGVGRKTANVVLGNAFDVPGLTVDTHFARLTRRFGWTTETDPVKIEHEVAALIPRKEWTMLSHRLIWHGRRACHARKPACGACAIAALCPAYGEGETDPTRAAKLLKSPSQMAP; this comes from the coding sequence ATCGGTGTGGCACAGAAAACCTCGCCTGAACCGCTGGTCAAGTCTCCCGCGAAGCGCAGCAAATTCGCAGGTGAGACACGTCTTGCCCGCGTACGACGGGCTCGCAGGATCAACCGCGAGCTGGCCGAGTTGTATCCAGACGCGCACTGTGAGTTGGATTTCCGCAGCCCGCTCGAGCTGCTCGTCGCCACCATCCTGTCCGCGCAGTGCACGGACAAGCGGGTGAACGAAGTCACGCCGAAGCTGTTCGCGAGGTACCCGTCGGCGGAGGACTACGCGGCCGCGAACCCGGAGGAGATGGAGGAGCTGATCAAGTCGACCGGCTTCTTCCGGGCCAAGACCAAGTCCATCATCGGCCTCGGCAACGCGCTGGTGGCGGAGCACGGCGGGGAGGTGCCGGGCAAGCTCGACCAGCTGGTGAAGCTGCCCGGCGTGGGCAGGAAGACGGCGAACGTCGTGCTCGGCAACGCGTTCGACGTGCCAGGCCTGACCGTGGACACGCACTTCGCGCGGTTGACCCGCAGGTTCGGCTGGACCACGGAGACCGACCCGGTGAAGATCGAGCACGAGGTCGCGGCGCTCATCCCGCGCAAGGAGTGGACGATGCTGTCGCACCGGCTGATCTGGCACGGCCGGCGCGCCTGCCACGCACGGAAGCCGGCGTGCGGCGCCTGCGCCATCGCCGCGCTCTGCCCCGCGTACGGCGAGGGCGAGACCGACCCGACGCGTGCCGCGAAGCTGCTGAAGTCCCCCTCGCAGATGGCTCCGTGA
- a CDS encoding cyclic nucleotide-binding domain-containing protein, which yields MADEEARRVDIETLRRAPLFAGLDDDGAGELLSKLSSARVQRGDTLFREGTDGDKVYVVLTGKMKLVKASADGRENLLAVIGPGEMFGELSLFDPIPRTSSAVAISDSELAALSHKELRPWISAHPDVAMHLLRALAQRLRRTNELMADLVFTDVPGRVARQLLVLSRKFGRASAEGIHVEHDLTQEELAQLVGASRETVNKALADFANRGWLRIEPRAVILLDEERLSRRARV from the coding sequence ATGGCGGATGAGGAGGCACGCAGGGTGGACATCGAGACACTGCGCCGTGCTCCGCTGTTCGCCGGCTTGGACGACGACGGTGCCGGCGAGCTGCTCAGCAAACTGTCCTCAGCACGGGTGCAGCGTGGCGACACCCTGTTCCGGGAGGGGACCGACGGCGACAAGGTCTATGTCGTGCTCACCGGCAAGATGAAGCTCGTCAAGGCGTCGGCGGACGGCAGGGAGAACCTGCTGGCCGTCATCGGCCCCGGCGAGATGTTCGGTGAGTTGTCCCTGTTCGACCCGATCCCACGTACGTCCTCCGCGGTCGCAATCTCGGACAGCGAGCTGGCTGCCCTGTCGCACAAGGAGCTGCGGCCGTGGATCAGCGCCCACCCGGACGTGGCCATGCACCTGCTCCGCGCCCTTGCGCAGCGGCTGCGCCGTACCAACGAGCTGATGGCCGACCTGGTGTTCACCGACGTACCCGGCCGGGTGGCGCGCCAGCTGCTCGTGCTGTCGAGGAAGTTCGGCCGGGCGTCCGCGGAAGGCATCCACGTCGAGCACGACCTCACCCAGGAGGAGCTGGCCCAGCTGGTCGGCGCATCCAGGGAGACGGTGAACAAGGCGCTCGCCGACTTCGCCAACCGCGGCTGGCTACGCATCGAGCCCCGCGCGGTCATCCTGCTCGACGAGGAGCGCCTCAGCCGCCGCGCCCGGGTCTGA
- a CDS encoding MBL fold metallo-hydrolase — translation MGIDGAGTARAQCVLAPNPSPMTLDGTNTFVLAEPGATEAVVVDPGPADDGHLQRAAEQATRDGRRVAVVLLTHGHLDHSEGAARFAELVGAPLRAADPQLCAGGEPLADGERIDVAGLVIDVLATPGHTTDSVSYHLPADAAVLTGDTVLGRGTTVVTHPDGDLGAYLGSLHRLRELVTAQAVTTLLPAHGPMLADPAAVLDGYLAHRAERLDQVRAAVAAGHRTAMDVVRSVYAEVDQRVWPAAEQSVNAQLDYLRARGEL, via the coding sequence CGGCACTGCCAGGGCGCAGTGCGTGCTCGCGCCCAACCCGTCGCCGATGACCCTGGACGGCACCAACACGTTCGTGCTGGCCGAGCCCGGCGCCACCGAGGCGGTGGTCGTCGACCCCGGCCCGGCGGACGACGGCCACCTGCAGCGGGCCGCGGAGCAGGCCACGCGCGACGGCCGCCGGGTCGCGGTCGTCCTGCTCACCCACGGGCACCTGGACCACTCCGAGGGCGCGGCCCGCTTCGCGGAGCTGGTCGGTGCGCCACTACGTGCCGCCGACCCGCAGCTGTGCGCGGGCGGCGAACCGTTGGCCGACGGCGAGCGCATCGACGTGGCGGGGCTGGTCATCGACGTGCTGGCGACCCCTGGGCACACCACGGACTCGGTCAGCTACCACCTGCCCGCCGACGCCGCCGTGCTCACCGGTGACACCGTGCTCGGACGCGGCACGACCGTCGTCACGCACCCGGACGGCGACCTCGGCGCGTACCTCGGCTCCCTGCACCGGCTGCGCGAGCTGGTGACCGCGCAGGCGGTGACGACGTTGCTGCCCGCACACGGGCCGATGCTCGCCGACCCGGCCGCGGTGCTCGACGGGTACCTGGCACACCGCGCGGAACGGCTGGACCAGGTGCGGGCGGCGGTAGCGGCCGGTCACCGCACCGCGATGGACGTGGTGCGGTCGGTGTACGCCGAAGTCGACCAGCGGGTCTGGCCGGCGGCCGAGCAGTCCGTCAACGCCCAGCTCGACTACCTGCGGGCCCGCGGGGAGCTCTGA